Proteins encoded within one genomic window of Nitrospirota bacterium:
- a CDS encoding Uma2 family endonuclease: MGPSPFGKHQNVAANLYDIVRQYIKKHNLGKLYFSPLDVIFEEEIDRLQPDILFIKKENMAIFQDWIRGVPDMVCEIVSPGTYKKDTAVKRAIYEKYKVPEYWIVLPEFDAIEVLIIENDKYKTHSYAEIEGEVTSNVIEGLCVNIKDVFE, encoded by the coding sequence GTGGGGCCAAGCCCATTTGGAAAACATCAAAACGTGGCAGCTAACTTATATGACATTGTGCGTCAGTATATCAAAAAACACAATTTAGGTAAATTGTATTTTTCTCCGCTTGATGTAATCTTTGAAGAGGAAATTGACAGGCTACAGCCTGACATCTTATTTATAAAAAAAGAGAATATGGCAATCTTTCAGGACTGGATACGAGGTGTGCCGGATATGGTCTGTGAAATAGTCTCCCCCGGCACGTACAAAAAAGATACCGCCGTAAAGAGAGCAATATATGAAAAATACAAGGTGCCTGAGTACTGGATAGTTTTACCCGAGTTTGACGCTATAGAGGTTCTAATCATTGAAAACGATAAGTATAAGACACACTCGTATGCAGAAATTGAAGGTGAGGTTACCTCTAATGTTATAGAAGGGCTTTGCGTCAACATCAAGGATGTATTTGAGTAA
- a CDS encoding chemotaxis protein CheW, whose amino-acid sequence MDKTNTTTKSEALLAEAKTLRGHKQVVDVEEKTVKLVVFTLEDKLFAFYGEFIKEILHPLKVYFVPGCPEFIVGVINIRGDIESVLDIRGFLGYAPKSYGIDITLHKSNRIVIGQTDDFKSGIVADSVVDVLDVSVHSVNCSLAAISGSLREFAIGEFLYGDKNVIILDFKKIPDKL is encoded by the coding sequence ATGGACAAAACAAACACAACAACTAAAAGCGAGGCACTGCTTGCCGAGGCAAAAACCCTCAGAGGGCACAAGCAAGTTGTAGATGTCGAGGAAAAAACTGTCAAACTTGTAGTCTTTACCTTAGAGGATAAATTGTTCGCTTTTTATGGAGAGTTTATAAAGGAGATACTTCATCCTCTAAAAGTGTACTTTGTGCCTGGCTGTCCTGAGTTTATAGTTGGTGTGATAAACATCAGGGGGGATATTGAATCCGTGCTGGATATCAGAGGGTTTTTGGGTTACGCTCCAAAAAGTTATGGCATTGACATAACACTTCATAAAAGCAATCGAATAGTTATCGGGCAGACTGATGATTTCAAAAGCGGAATCGTGGCAGATAGTGTAGTTGACGTACTTGATGTCTCCGTTCATTCTGTAAATTGCTCACTGGCAGCCATCTCCGGTTCTCTCAGAGAATTTGCCATAGGAGAGTTCCTCTACGGTGATAAAAATGTAATCATTCTGGATTTTAAGAAGATACCGGATAAGCTCTGA
- a CDS encoding HAMP domain-containing protein, producing MTIKKNLYLLAALNVVVFIVITLLFFIHSADTRDRISKLINNDQALLLLINDMYANGLQTEQATRNIILNSADDKARSNYKKAIEIFAEAHKDAMILSGGQMKTTLVEIKALWEDNERLRQECLTLSAQKNLSSASECIVVRETPKWREVRQKLIDLIAVQKNKFSKVTDDTEVFMSRTRKNLLTIMFLSLTITSGFIYYVGRGINRPLQSIMKTLKGSESDLTVKIPIEGSNEIYALATIINTNIDNLHQIISTLSTTVRNVSTSANEIYEAVEKQAAITTEQTASISEITSTMEELSASSTQIAEHSQSVAEIAAHTLTDSQAGADVTDKTSKNMAEISTDNKRGLNEVLELGKKSKDITRVMEIINNIADNTKLIAFNAALEASGAGEAGKRFGVVAVEIRRLADSVMDSTADIESKITEIQDSVNRLVVASEKSSRAIAEGLGTSSETTRTLAEILEGAHATSDAAREISLSTMQQRTAVEQVVIALREIEDGAKQSAGAINHVHGIAKNLSALSGNLQDIVKKFVLKG from the coding sequence ATGACAATTAAAAAGAATTTATATCTTCTTGCTGCTTTAAATGTGGTTGTCTTTATAGTGATAACCCTGCTGTTTTTTATCCATAGCGCTGATACAAGAGATAGAATCTCAAAGCTAATAAACAATGACCAGGCACTGCTGCTGCTCATTAACGATATGTACGCTAACGGCCTGCAAACAGAACAGGCAACAAGAAACATAATCTTAAACAGCGCTGATGACAAGGCACGGAGCAACTACAAAAAAGCTATAGAGATTTTCGCTGAAGCCCATAAAGACGCAATGATCTTATCTGGTGGACAAATGAAAACAACACTTGTGGAAATCAAAGCTCTATGGGAGGATAACGAACGCCTCCGGCAGGAGTGTCTAACGCTGTCCGCTCAAAAGAATCTCTCCAGTGCCTCAGAGTGTATAGTGGTAAGAGAAACCCCAAAGTGGCGTGAGGTCAGGCAAAAACTCATTGACCTGATTGCCGTGCAAAAAAATAAGTTTTCAAAGGTAACTGACGATACTGAGGTTTTTATGTCCAGGACAAGAAAAAATCTCCTTACGATCATGTTTCTCTCCCTTACAATAACCTCAGGGTTTATATATTACGTTGGACGCGGAATAAACAGGCCGCTACAAAGCATAATGAAGACACTTAAAGGCTCAGAAAGCGACCTTACCGTAAAAATTCCAATAGAAGGCAGTAACGAAATATACGCACTGGCCACAATTATCAACACCAACATTGATAATCTCCACCAAATCATAAGCACACTCTCCACCACAGTAAGAAACGTCTCAACCTCGGCAAATGAAATCTATGAGGCAGTTGAAAAACAAGCCGCTATCACCACAGAGCAGACAGCCTCAATATCGGAGATAACCTCCACTATGGAGGAACTCTCGGCCTCAAGTACTCAGATAGCTGAGCACTCTCAGTCGGTAGCCGAAATAGCCGCGCACACACTTACTGATTCACAAGCAGGAGCGGACGTTACAGATAAAACCTCCAAAAACATGGCGGAAATCAGCACCGATAACAAACGTGGATTAAATGAGGTGCTTGAACTTGGTAAAAAATCAAAAGACATAACCAGAGTTATGGAAATAATAAACAATATAGCGGACAATACTAAACTGATAGCTTTTAACGCGGCACTTGAGGCCTCAGGAGCCGGAGAGGCCGGAAAACGTTTTGGAGTTGTGGCAGTTGAGATACGGCGGCTTGCCGATAGTGTTATGGATTCCACGGCAGATATTGAATCAAAGATAACAGAAATACAGGACTCTGTAAACCGCCTTGTGGTGGCCTCAGAAAAGAGTTCAAGGGCTATTGCCGAAGGCCTTGGCACATCCTCAGAAACTACAAGAACTCTTGCTGAGATTTTAGAAGGAGCACATGCCACAAGTGATGCGGCAAGGGAGATTTCCCTCTCCACGATGCAGCAGCGCACAGCAGTAGAGCAGGTCGTCATAGCGCTCAGGGAAATCGAAGATGGTGCGAAGCAGTCAGCTGGAGCAATTAACCATGTCCACGGTATAGCTAAGAATCTGTCCGCTTTGTCTGGTAATTTGCAGGATATTGTGAAAAAGTTTGTCCTAAAGGGTTAA